A single window of Streptomyces aquilus DNA harbors:
- a CDS encoding MerR family transcriptional regulator, whose protein sequence is MATEALIERILAAGDGPSSSAIDALHELLDDSTIEASAMPKSVAEAARLVGLSTHTLRYYEQEGLVRPARNASGYREYSAFDLRRLVFLTRMRLSGMTMTDLKRYILLVEQGPSTIPERRRIMLDQRDRITRQIRELGLALETTEYKIRVYDGHPEG, encoded by the coding sequence ATGGCCACTGAAGCGCTGATCGAACGCATCCTCGCTGCCGGCGATGGGCCGTCCTCGTCGGCGATCGACGCGCTGCACGAACTGCTCGACGACTCCACGATCGAAGCCTCGGCGATGCCCAAAAGCGTCGCCGAGGCCGCCCGCCTTGTCGGCCTGTCGACGCACACCCTCCGCTACTACGAGCAGGAGGGACTCGTGCGGCCCGCTCGCAACGCCTCCGGGTACCGCGAGTACTCCGCGTTCGACCTGCGCCGCCTCGTCTTCCTCACCCGGATGCGCCTGTCCGGTATGACCATGACCGACCTCAAGCGGTACATCCTGCTCGTCGAGCAGGGCCCGAGCACCATCCCGGAACGCCGCCGCATCATGCTCGACCAGAGGGACCGCATCACGCGGCAGATCCGTGAGCTCGGCCTGGCACTGGAGACCACCGAGTACAAGATCCGCGTCTACGACGGACACCCGGAAGGCTGA
- a CDS encoding bifunctional 3-(3-hydroxy-phenyl)propionate/3-hydroxycinnamic acid hydroxylase, with protein MTVDEAARVPVVIVGAGPVGVTAALLLARRGVRSVVLERHRDVYPLPRAVASDDEIHRILQAAGVGEEFAAISRPAQGLRLLDARHRVMAEFRRTEHGHHGYPQTSMFDQPELERVLRDALAGRPESQLRGGVEVTGIGPASTGPVRVTYRDGTGDHELWADAVLGCDGANSLTREAIGGVWEDLRFEERWKVIDVDTTGPVRCWEGVDQVCDRARPATFMRVSENRYRWEFRLGEGQETVRELIAPWLPPSYDGDFDVVRETEYTFRARVADRWRSGRVFLLGDAAHLTPPFIGQGLCSGLRDAYNLTWKLTRVLQQDGDERLLDTYESERKPHARHVVRLAVAMGWAMTGGQDGAAAFRRRALAAACRIPGLTELAGRDLSPPLTAGPLVRRGARRRLPGTHCPQPWVSVDGRPTRLDEALGDSFTVLTASDPAPSLTALAHSLGIRALCVADLGDDGTLAAWLRAGRADAVLLRPDRIVMDVLPAGSHDFTSTAAWASLLHTTRSPVPSARTAPKSLLRSTTR; from the coding sequence ATGACCGTCGATGAAGCCGCACGTGTGCCCGTCGTGATCGTCGGGGCCGGGCCGGTGGGCGTGACCGCCGCCCTCCTCCTGGCCCGGCGCGGAGTCCGCAGCGTCGTCCTCGAACGCCACCGGGACGTCTACCCGCTCCCCCGCGCCGTCGCGAGCGACGACGAAATCCACCGCATCCTGCAAGCGGCGGGCGTCGGTGAGGAGTTCGCCGCGATCTCCCGACCGGCGCAGGGGCTGCGGCTGCTGGACGCCCGGCACCGGGTGATGGCCGAGTTCCGCCGCACCGAGCACGGCCACCACGGCTACCCGCAGACCAGCATGTTCGACCAACCCGAGCTGGAACGCGTACTGCGCGACGCCCTGGCCGGGCGGCCGGAGAGCCAACTGCGCGGTGGCGTGGAGGTCACCGGCATCGGCCCGGCCTCCACCGGCCCCGTCCGTGTCACCTACCGCGACGGCACCGGCGATCACGAGCTGTGGGCCGACGCGGTCCTCGGCTGCGACGGCGCCAACAGCCTCACCCGCGAGGCGATCGGCGGCGTGTGGGAGGACCTGCGCTTCGAGGAGCGCTGGAAGGTCATCGACGTCGACACGACAGGTCCCGTCCGCTGCTGGGAGGGCGTCGACCAGGTCTGCGACCGGGCCCGGCCGGCCACCTTCATGCGCGTGAGCGAGAACCGCTACCGCTGGGAGTTCCGGCTCGGGGAAGGACAGGAGACGGTCCGTGAACTGATCGCCCCCTGGCTGCCGCCCTCGTACGACGGGGACTTCGACGTCGTACGTGAGACGGAGTACACCTTCCGGGCCCGCGTCGCCGACCGCTGGCGCAGCGGACGCGTCTTCCTGCTCGGCGACGCCGCCCACCTCACCCCGCCGTTCATCGGACAGGGCCTGTGCTCGGGGCTGCGGGACGCCTACAACCTCACCTGGAAACTCACCCGCGTCCTCCAACAGGACGGCGACGAACGGCTGTTGGACACCTACGAGAGTGAACGCAAACCGCACGCACGGCACGTGGTCCGCCTCGCGGTCGCCATGGGCTGGGCCATGACCGGTGGCCAGGACGGCGCCGCCGCCTTCCGCCGCCGGGCACTGGCCGCCGCCTGCCGCATACCCGGCCTCACCGAGCTGGCCGGCCGCGACCTCAGCCCGCCGCTCACCGCCGGACCGCTCGTGCGGCGCGGGGCCCGCCGACGCCTGCCGGGCACGCACTGTCCGCAACCGTGGGTGAGCGTCGACGGACGGCCCACCCGTCTCGACGAGGCGCTCGGCGACTCCTTCACCGTGCTGACCGCCTCCGACCCCGCCCCTTCCCTGACCGCGCTCGCCCACAGCCTCGGCATACGCGCGCTCTGCGTGGCCGACCTCGGCGACGACGGCACCCTCGCCGCCTGGCTGCGCGCCGGACGCGCGGACGCGGTCCTGCTGCGGCCCGACCGCATCGTGATGGACGTCCTCCCCGCAGGCAGTCACGACTTCACGTCGACCGCCGCCTGGGCCTCCCTGCTGCACACCACCCGAAGCCCCGTCCCTTCCGCACGGACAGCCCCCAAAAGCCTGTTGAGGAGTACGACGCGATGA
- a CDS encoding SDR family NAD(P)-dependent oxidoreductase, translating into MTTTHETKTWIITGASSGLGLALAEAALEAGEQVVGTARRADRFDGLKARYGDRFLAVEHDVRDTAGAAVVVQRALEVFGRVDVLVNNAGAGQVGAAEEITDAALRAMLEQHLFGPAAYVRAVLPHLRERRSGAIVQMSSQGGRMSFPAVGSYSAGKFALEGWSEALAGEVAPFGIRVLIVEPSRFRTAFNAADVLNTARQSSIYDEAIGAVRANMAEADGIQEGDPARAARVIRDMLDTPDAPLRLPLGAEAVRNLTRVYRDALDDVEKWASVSESADFPGMPPAARAF; encoded by the coding sequence ATGACCACGACGCACGAGACGAAGACATGGATCATCACGGGCGCGAGTTCGGGCCTCGGCCTGGCGCTCGCCGAGGCGGCCCTGGAGGCCGGCGAGCAGGTGGTCGGGACCGCGCGACGGGCCGACCGGTTCGACGGGCTCAAGGCCCGGTACGGTGATCGATTCCTCGCCGTCGAGCACGATGTGCGCGACACGGCGGGAGCGGCCGTGGTCGTGCAGCGGGCGCTGGAGGTGTTCGGGCGCGTCGACGTCCTCGTCAACAATGCGGGCGCCGGACAGGTCGGCGCCGCCGAAGAGATCACGGATGCCGCGCTGCGGGCCATGCTGGAGCAGCACCTGTTCGGCCCGGCCGCCTACGTGCGTGCCGTGCTGCCCCACCTGCGGGAGCGTCGCTCGGGTGCGATCGTGCAGATGAGCAGCCAGGGCGGGCGGATGTCGTTCCCCGCCGTCGGCAGCTACTCAGCCGGCAAGTTCGCGCTCGAAGGCTGGTCGGAGGCGCTCGCGGGCGAGGTCGCACCCTTCGGCATTCGCGTCCTCATCGTCGAGCCCAGCCGCTTCCGCACCGCGTTCAACGCCGCCGACGTGCTCAACACGGCGCGGCAGAGCTCGATCTACGACGAGGCCATCGGTGCCGTGCGCGCGAACATGGCCGAGGCCGACGGCATCCAGGAGGGCGACCCGGCACGCGCCGCCCGGGTCATCCGCGACATGCTCGACACCCCCGACGCGCCGCTCCGGCTCCCGCTCGGTGCCGAGGCGGTACGCAATCTCACCCGCGTGTACCGCGACGCGCTCGACGACGTCGAGAAATGGGCGTCGGTGAGCGAGTCGGCAGACTTCCCAGGCATGCCGCCCGCGGCCCGCGCGTTCTGA
- a CDS encoding acetoacetate--CoA ligase, whose product MSTPFFTPDPQTAAASRIADFARHVGVDGTDYAALHRWSVSHLESFWGAVWEYFGIDSDTPYEQVLAEDGMPGARWFPGATLNYAHHALRNVRDDDTAILALDETGAGYEVTGARLRALVASVAATLRDLGVGKGDRVVGYVPNTPHAIVAFLAAASLGAVWSVCGQDYAPKAAADRFAQLEPTVLIAADGYLFNGTTHDRREAVLELAHALPTLKATLLVDHMGLPWPSRAYPSLVVPWEDASTRTEELACVPVPFDHPLWVVFSSGTTGLPKGIVHGHGGVLLEHLKTLGLHSDLGPGDRLLWYTTTHWMMWNLVVSTLLTGATTCTYDGSPAPFAKLDRLWELAARHRVTVFGTSPQYLLGMAKFGIDPSVHDLASIRVVGCTGSTLPASAYPWVREHVGDHVLLASISGGTDIVSGFAGSAPNTPVWAGELSAPNLGVALAAYDAEGFPVIDQVGELVVTRPMPSMPLYFWNDPEGTRYRDAYFSAYPGVWRHGDWITVTGHGSVIVHGRSDSTLNRNGVRLGSADIHDVVERLPEIAEALVIGAEEPDGGYWMPLFVVPAAGVELDDTLRERIKDAIRTGASPRHVPDEILEVPGIPHTRTGKKLEVPIKRLLQGAAVAEVVNPATVDSPELIDDYVRLGEERRKGRSAS is encoded by the coding sequence ATGAGTACGCCCTTCTTCACCCCCGATCCGCAGACGGCGGCCGCCAGCCGCATCGCGGACTTCGCCCGCCATGTCGGGGTGGACGGCACCGACTATGCCGCCCTGCATCGCTGGTCGGTCTCCCATCTGGAGAGCTTCTGGGGCGCGGTGTGGGAGTACTTCGGCATCGACTCCGACACCCCGTACGAGCAGGTGCTGGCCGAGGACGGCATGCCCGGCGCCCGGTGGTTTCCCGGCGCGACGCTCAACTACGCCCACCACGCGCTGCGCAACGTCCGCGACGACGACACGGCGATCCTCGCCCTCGACGAGACCGGCGCCGGGTACGAGGTGACCGGCGCCCGGTTGCGTGCCCTGGTGGCGTCGGTGGCCGCGACCCTGCGTGACCTCGGCGTCGGCAAGGGTGACCGGGTCGTCGGCTATGTGCCCAACACCCCGCACGCCATCGTCGCGTTCCTCGCCGCCGCGAGCCTGGGCGCCGTGTGGTCGGTGTGCGGACAGGACTACGCCCCCAAGGCCGCCGCCGACCGCTTCGCCCAGCTCGAACCCACCGTGCTGATCGCCGCCGACGGCTACCTGTTCAACGGCACCACCCACGACCGCCGCGAAGCCGTCCTCGAACTCGCGCACGCCCTCCCCACGTTGAAGGCGACCTTGCTGGTGGACCACATGGGTCTGCCCTGGCCGTCGCGGGCGTACCCGTCGTTGGTGGTCCCCTGGGAGGACGCCTCCACCCGTACCGAGGAACTCGCCTGTGTGCCGGTGCCGTTCGACCATCCGCTGTGGGTCGTGTTCTCCTCCGGCACCACAGGCCTGCCCAAGGGCATCGTCCACGGTCACGGCGGCGTGCTGCTTGAGCACCTGAAAACCCTGGGACTCCACTCGGACCTGGGCCCCGGCGACCGTCTCCTCTGGTACACCACCACCCACTGGATGATGTGGAACCTGGTCGTCTCCACCCTCCTGACCGGCGCCACCACCTGCACCTACGACGGCAGCCCGGCCCCCTTCGCCAAACTCGACCGCCTCTGGGAACTCGCCGCCCGCCACCGGGTCACCGTTTTCGGCACCAGCCCCCAATACCTGCTCGGCATGGCCAAGTTCGGCATCGACCCGTCCGTCCACGACCTCGCCTCGATCCGCGTCGTCGGCTGCACGGGCTCGACGCTGCCCGCCTCCGCCTACCCCTGGGTCCGCGAGCACGTCGGCGACCATGTCCTGCTGGCCTCCATCAGCGGCGGCACCGACATCGTCTCCGGGTTCGCCGGCAGCGCCCCCAACACCCCGGTCTGGGCGGGCGAGTTGTCCGCACCGAACCTGGGCGTGGCGCTGGCCGCGTACGACGCCGAGGGCTTTCCCGTCATCGACCAGGTCGGCGAGCTGGTCGTCACCCGCCCCATGCCCTCGATGCCGCTGTACTTCTGGAACGACCCGGAGGGCACCCGCTATCGCGACGCCTACTTCTCGGCGTACCCGGGGGTGTGGCGACACGGCGACTGGATCACGGTCACGGGGCACGGCTCGGTGATCGTCCACGGCCGGTCCGACTCGACGCTCAACCGCAACGGGGTACGGCTCGGCAGCGCCGACATCCATGACGTCGTCGAACGTCTCCCCGAGATCGCCGAGGCCCTGGTCATCGGCGCGGAGGAACCGGACGGCGGCTACTGGATGCCGCTGTTCGTGGTCCCGGCGGCGGGCGTCGAACTCGACGACACCCTCCGGGAGAGGATCAAGGACGCCATCCGTACCGGCGCCTCACCCCGCCACGTCCCCGACGAGATCCTCGAAGTGCCGGGCATCCCGCACACCCGTACCGGCAAGAAGCTGGAGGTCCCGATCAAGCGGCTGCTCCAGGGCGCCGCGGTGGCGGAGGTCGTCAATCCGGCCACCGTGGACAGCCCCGAGCTCATCGACGACTACGTCCGGCTGGGCGAGGAGCGCCGCAAGGGCAGGTCCGCCTCATGA
- a CDS encoding VOC family protein, with product MSGTHVNGDVLTAHQDLHSEQGALRGEHPGRSRNPVIKVADLAWLEFEKPDLDRAEVFARDFGFGVAARTESELWLRGTFAGSPCMVIRRGRTSRFIGPAFRAAERADLDRLARATGRDVRDADVPGGGKGVDLLDPSGFPVRVVHCGEQLPALPEQRPLPLNFGTDHRRTNATQRPPREPSRIQRLGHLVLETRVFGRALDWYLDTLGMIVSDFLFLDGQRGRGPTMAFIRCDLGSVPADHHTLAMHLGPGTGYVHSAYQVTDLDSIAAGGEYLKERGYKRSWGIGRHIQGSQLFDYWRDPDHFMLEHFSDGDLFSCDVEPGWAPMSTSGLAQWGPPATRDFLGASPSPQRLRDVVEALRGDNEMDPARLFGLLKAANS from the coding sequence ATGTCTGGAACACACGTCAACGGGGACGTCCTCACGGCCCACCAGGACCTCCACAGTGAGCAGGGCGCCCTGCGCGGCGAGCACCCCGGCCGCTCCCGGAATCCCGTGATCAAGGTGGCGGACCTGGCCTGGCTGGAGTTCGAGAAGCCCGACCTGGACCGGGCGGAGGTCTTCGCCCGCGACTTCGGCTTCGGCGTCGCCGCCCGCACCGAGAGCGAGCTGTGGCTGCGGGGCACCTTCGCGGGCTCGCCCTGCATGGTGATCCGGCGCGGTCGTACGTCCCGCTTCATCGGTCCGGCGTTCCGCGCCGCCGAGCGGGCCGACCTGGACCGGCTGGCCCGCGCGACGGGCAGGGACGTGCGGGACGCCGACGTTCCCGGGGGCGGCAAGGGCGTCGACCTGCTCGACCCCTCCGGCTTCCCCGTGCGGGTCGTGCACTGCGGCGAGCAGCTCCCCGCCCTGCCGGAACAGCGGCCGCTGCCCCTCAACTTCGGCACGGATCACCGTCGTACGAACGCCACGCAGCGTCCGCCGCGCGAGCCGTCCCGCATCCAGCGTCTGGGCCATCTGGTCCTGGAGACCCGCGTGTTCGGGCGCGCCCTGGACTGGTACCTGGACACCCTCGGCATGATCGTCTCCGACTTCCTGTTCCTGGACGGCCAGCGCGGCCGCGGCCCGACGATGGCGTTCATCCGCTGCGACCTGGGCAGCGTGCCTGCCGACCACCACACCCTCGCGATGCACCTGGGGCCGGGCACGGGATACGTCCACTCCGCCTACCAGGTCACCGACCTGGACTCGATCGCCGCCGGTGGCGAGTACCTCAAGGAGCGGGGATACAAGCGCAGTTGGGGCATCGGCCGGCACATCCAGGGCAGCCAGCTCTTCGACTACTGGCGCGACCCCGACCACTTCATGCTGGAGCACTTCTCCGACGGCGACCTGTTCTCCTGCGACGTCGAGCCCGGCTGGGCGCCCATGTCGACCAGCGGCCTGGCCCAGTGGGGCCCGCCGGCCACCCGCGACTTCCTCGGCGCGAGCCCCTCCCCGCAGCGGCTCCGCGATGTCGTCGAGGCCCTGCGCGGCGACAACGAGATGGACCCGGCACGGCTGTTCGGCCTGCTCAAGGCCGCCAACTCCTGA
- a CDS encoding DoxX family protein encodes MTTVLGIVLSLVFLPLGLAKLAAAPVMRQAAAHFGMPVRLYRVVGALEVAGVAGVLMGLTWTPLGVAAATGLTLLMAAAAVVHLRHGDPLPRAVPAVVVALVSLTYAATAMTAG; translated from the coding sequence ATGACCACCGTGCTCGGCATCGTCCTGTCCCTGGTCTTCCTTCCGCTGGGGCTGGCGAAGCTCGCCGCGGCCCCGGTCATGCGCCAGGCGGCGGCCCATTTCGGGATGCCGGTCCGGCTCTATCGGGTGGTCGGCGCGCTGGAGGTGGCCGGGGTCGCCGGTGTGCTGATGGGGCTGACCTGGACGCCACTGGGCGTGGCCGCCGCGACAGGTCTCACCCTGCTGATGGCCGCGGCGGCGGTGGTCCACCTGCGCCACGGCGACCCGTTGCCCCGGGCCGTCCCGGCGGTCGTAGTGGCGCTGGTCTCCTTGACGTACGCGGCAACGGCGATGACCGCCGGCTGA
- a CDS encoding nuclear transport factor 2 family protein: MSKIEIDAITAEFFGAFNNRGGKAADVARIRRLVIPGGVIVLTGPKYTVYTVDEFIEPRERLLADGRLVEFSEWETSERTEIAGDIASRFGEYRKAGILDGEPFEGGGTKTIQFVRTPEGWRITAFSWYDQP, encoded by the coding sequence ATGTCCAAGATCGAGATTGACGCGATAACCGCCGAGTTCTTCGGGGCCTTCAACAATCGCGGCGGCAAGGCCGCGGACGTGGCCCGGATCCGCCGGCTGGTCATTCCGGGTGGGGTGATCGTGCTGACCGGCCCGAAGTACACGGTCTACACCGTGGACGAGTTCATAGAGCCACGCGAACGCCTGCTGGCCGACGGCCGGTTGGTCGAGTTCTCGGAGTGGGAGACCTCCGAGCGAACCGAGATCGCGGGCGACATCGCGTCGCGCTTCGGCGAGTACCGGAAGGCCGGCATCCTGGACGGCGAGCCGTTCGAGGGTGGCGGGACCAAGACCATCCAGTTCGTCCGCACCCCGGAGGGCTGGCGGATCACGGCGTTCTCCTGGTACGACCAGCCCTGA
- a CDS encoding MMPL family transporter codes for MATLLYRLGRLAFRRRRIVLAVWALVSAAVVAGLGVVGEDTDDTFTIPGSESQQALDTLGRVYPAAGGTSAQIVFTAPEGEKATARKFQAGIAATLKEAADAPQVTAVLSPEQTRAVSKDGRSALAQVQYSVSNAELADGSLDALEDTIAPAEKAGLTVSVGGQAYNSTGVDISAKEVVGVVIALIILVITFGSLLAAGMPVLTAVVGVVIGAGGLLLVSHLTAISSTALTLTVMLGLAVGIDYTLFILSRHRDQLKAGMATDESAARAIGTSGSAVAFAALTVIIAMVGLSVVGIPFLTAMGLAGAGGVAIAALVALTLLPALLGFAGDRLRPRPKKKPAPGGRTAPQQTLGARWVHTVTRIPALTVVLVTAGLLVVAWPARDLRLALPDNGSAAQGTTQRETYDTISEEFGPGLNGPLLILMNTDDAKASSAAQLTAELNTVRKELAATKGVALASAAQRLDPEYALLTVVPTTGSGDEATKDLVKALRDKESPIRSRTGISLQVTGQTAVNVDVSQKLSDSLLTFAIVVVGLCLLILLIVFRSLVVPVKATVGFLLSVAASFGAVVAVFQWGWAADLIDVARTGPVVSFLPIILMAVLFGLAMDYEVFVVSSIHEEYAHGGDARRAVLTGSPLAFRVVTAAALIMVAVFAGFVTMQDAIVKPIAFALAFGVLVDAFLIRMTFVPAVLMWVGRAGWWLPRGLRKILPNVDIEGRDLPKPPAQPSGTPATASERD; via the coding sequence ATGGCCACCCTTCTCTACCGCCTGGGGAGACTCGCCTTCCGCCGCCGCAGGATCGTCCTCGCCGTGTGGGCCCTGGTGAGCGCCGCGGTCGTGGCCGGTCTCGGTGTCGTCGGTGAGGACACCGATGACACGTTCACGATCCCTGGCTCGGAGTCGCAGCAGGCCCTGGACACGCTCGGCCGGGTGTACCCGGCGGCCGGCGGAACCAGCGCGCAGATCGTCTTCACGGCTCCCGAGGGGGAGAAGGCCACCGCGCGGAAGTTCCAGGCGGGAATCGCCGCGACCCTCAAGGAGGCAGCCGACGCCCCGCAGGTGACCGCGGTTCTCTCGCCCGAGCAGACCCGAGCCGTGTCCAAAGACGGCCGCTCCGCCCTTGCCCAGGTCCAGTACTCCGTCTCCAACGCCGAGCTCGCCGACGGTTCGCTGGACGCCCTCGAGGACACGATCGCCCCGGCCGAGAAGGCCGGGCTCACGGTGTCGGTGGGCGGTCAGGCCTACAACAGCACCGGTGTCGACATCAGCGCCAAGGAGGTCGTCGGTGTCGTCATCGCCCTGATCATCCTGGTGATCACGTTCGGCTCGCTGCTCGCGGCCGGGATGCCGGTGCTCACCGCCGTCGTCGGCGTCGTCATCGGAGCCGGTGGACTGCTCCTGGTGAGCCACCTGACGGCGATCTCCTCCACGGCGCTGACCCTCACGGTCATGCTGGGCCTCGCGGTCGGCATCGACTACACGCTGTTCATCCTGTCGCGCCATCGGGACCAGCTGAAGGCCGGTATGGCCACCGACGAGTCGGCGGCCCGCGCGATCGGCACCTCCGGCAGCGCGGTCGCCTTCGCCGCGCTCACCGTGATCATCGCCATGGTCGGACTCTCCGTCGTCGGCATCCCCTTCCTGACCGCGATGGGGCTCGCCGGCGCGGGCGGCGTGGCGATCGCCGCGCTCGTCGCCCTCACCCTGCTGCCCGCGCTGCTGGGATTCGCGGGCGACCGCCTCAGGCCCAGGCCGAAGAAGAAGCCCGCGCCCGGCGGCCGGACCGCACCGCAGCAGACGCTCGGCGCCCGGTGGGTGCATACGGTGACCCGCATCCCCGCCCTCACCGTCGTCCTCGTCACCGCCGGTCTCCTGGTCGTCGCCTGGCCCGCCCGCGATCTGCGGCTCGCCCTGCCCGACAACGGCAGCGCCGCGCAGGGCACCACCCAGCGCGAGACCTACGACACCATCAGCGAGGAGTTCGGCCCCGGCCTCAACGGCCCGCTGCTCATCCTCATGAACACCGACGATGCCAAGGCGTCCTCCGCCGCGCAGCTGACCGCCGAACTGAACACCGTGCGCAAGGAGTTGGCCGCCACCAAGGGCGTCGCCCTCGCCTCGGCGGCCCAGCGACTCGACCCCGAGTACGCGCTGTTGACCGTCGTGCCGACCACCGGCTCCGGAGACGAGGCCACCAAGGATCTGGTCAAGGCACTGCGGGACAAGGAGTCCCCGATCCGATCCCGCACCGGGATCTCGCTCCAGGTCACCGGCCAGACCGCGGTCAACGTCGACGTGTCGCAGAAGCTCAGCGACTCACTGCTGACCTTCGCCATCGTGGTCGTGGGCCTGTGCCTGCTGATTCTGCTGATCGTCTTCCGTTCCCTCGTGGTCCCGGTCAAGGCGACGGTCGGGTTCCTGCTCTCGGTCGCGGCCTCCTTCGGCGCGGTGGTCGCGGTCTTCCAGTGGGGCTGGGCCGCGGACCTCATCGATGTCGCGAGGACCGGGCCGGTCGTGTCCTTCCTGCCGATCATCCTCATGGCCGTGCTCTTCGGGCTCGCCATGGACTACGAGGTGTTCGTCGTCTCCAGCATCCACGAGGAGTACGCCCATGGCGGCGACGCCCGCCGGGCCGTCCTGACGGGATCGCCCCTGGCCTTCCGGGTGGTCACCGCCGCCGCGCTGATCATGGTGGCGGTCTTCGCGGGGTTCGTCACGATGCAGGACGCGATCGTGAAGCCGATCGCCTTCGCCCTGGCCTTCGGGGTTCTGGTCGACGCCTTCCTCATCCGGATGACGTTCGTGCCCGCGGTGCTCATGTGGGTCGGCCGGGCCGGCTGGTGGCTGCCGCGCGGTCTGCGGAAGATCCTGCCGAACGTGGACATCGAGGGGCGTGATCTGCCCAAGCCCCCGGCGCAGCCGAGCGGGACGCCCGCCACGGCCTCCGAGCGCGACTGA
- a CDS encoding TetR/AcrR family transcriptional regulator, with amino-acid sequence MSTSAPPGNRFERRRAETRGALVRAARQILAESGDTSASIQAIAERADVGFGSFYNHFDSKAELFEAAVIDALEEFAQEFDERLTGVDDPAERVAGGFRLSARMADSHPELMQVLRRRGLAHIHSGKGLARRALRDLQVGIASGRFTPVDPMVALSALGGTLLSLVELRFARPELDGDEAAVNLAEMVLRMLGLPADDAHEVARRPLPDAA; translated from the coding sequence ATGTCTACGTCAGCCCCGCCCGGCAATCGGTTCGAGCGACGTCGCGCGGAGACCCGGGGGGCTCTCGTGCGAGCGGCCCGGCAGATCCTCGCCGAGAGCGGCGACACGAGCGCGAGCATCCAGGCGATCGCCGAGCGCGCGGACGTTGGCTTCGGCTCCTTCTACAACCACTTCGACTCCAAGGCGGAGTTGTTCGAGGCGGCGGTGATCGATGCCCTCGAGGAGTTCGCGCAGGAATTCGACGAGCGTCTGACGGGGGTCGACGACCCGGCGGAGCGGGTCGCGGGCGGCTTCCGGCTCAGTGCCCGCATGGCCGACTCCCACCCGGAGCTGATGCAGGTCCTGCGCCGCCGTGGCCTCGCGCACATCCACTCGGGCAAGGGGCTGGCCCGACGCGCCCTGCGTGATCTCCAGGTCGGCATCGCCTCCGGCCGCTTCACGCCCGTCGACCCGATGGTCGCCCTGTCCGCACTCGGCGGAACCCTGCTGTCCCTGGTGGAACTGCGGTTCGCCCGCCCTGAACTGGACGGCGACGAGGCCGCGGTCAACCTTGCCGAGATGGTCCTGCGGATGCTGGGCCTGCCCGCGGACGACGCCCACGAGGTGGCCCGACGCCCCTTGCCCGACGCCGCCTGA
- a CDS encoding fumarylacetoacetate hydrolase family protein: MSTNVLRTADGWWVVLGDRAVPVDTKAVTTAELLADRSAVHEAAASGEPGTPVVDLVALSPVTTPCRVVAQMVNYRSHARDSGFKGDVPPTFFRKASGSVSGPGDAVVRPSHVKFLDYEIELGLVMGAPLPVGTVVEERDLPSYVAGLVITNDVSAREVQLTKTQFYESKSYPTFTPTGPFLTLLEPDDFAHLPDLRLKLSVNGELRQDRTLADMIVRPAQALTLLARFQTLDAGDLLLTGTPGGTALKAPPKAVEKIGALLPPAVKWKAFFKSQAKNPHYLSPGDVITATIATPDGRIDLGEQRTPVAAAN, translated from the coding sequence ATGAGCACCAATGTCCTGCGCACCGCCGACGGCTGGTGGGTCGTCCTGGGCGACCGGGCCGTCCCGGTCGACACCAAGGCCGTGACCACCGCCGAGCTGCTGGCCGACCGATCGGCTGTCCACGAGGCCGCCGCGTCCGGCGAACCGGGCACGCCCGTCGTCGACCTGGTGGCGCTCTCACCGGTCACCACGCCCTGCCGGGTGGTCGCCCAGATGGTCAACTACCGCAGCCACGCCCGCGATTCGGGTTTCAAGGGCGACGTCCCGCCCACCTTCTTCCGCAAGGCGTCCGGCTCGGTCAGCGGCCCGGGCGACGCCGTCGTCCGGCCGTCGCATGTGAAGTTCCTCGACTACGAGATCGAGTTGGGCCTCGTCATGGGCGCGCCCCTGCCCGTCGGCACCGTCGTCGAGGAGCGGGACCTGCCGTCGTACGTCGCCGGACTGGTCATCACCAACGACGTCAGCGCCCGTGAGGTGCAGCTGACCAAGACTCAGTTCTACGAGAGCAAGTCGTACCCGACCTTCACGCCGACGGGCCCGTTCCTGACGCTGCTGGAGCCGGATGACTTCGCCCATCTCCCGGACCTGCGGCTGAAGTTGAGCGTCAACGGCGAGCTTCGTCAGGACCGCACCCTGGCCGACATGATCGTCCGCCCGGCACAGGCGCTGACCCTGCTGGCCCGCTTCCAGACCCTGGACGCCGGCGACCTGCTGCTCACCGGCACCCCCGGCGGCACGGCCCTGAAAGCGCCGCCGAAGGCCGTCGAGAAGATCGGCGCACTGCTGCCGCCCGCCGTGAAATGGAAGGCGTTCTTCAAGAGCCAGGCGAAGAACCCCCACTACCTGAGCCCGGGCGACGTGATCACGGCGACGATCGCGACCCCCGACGGCCGCATCGACCTCGGCGAGCAGCGCACGCCCGTCGCGGCCGCGAACTAA